The Flavivirga eckloniae genomic interval TTTAAACCCGGAAGAGCTTATTTTGGCTATTGAAAGCATAATAAAGGATGACCCCTATTATAGTAAGTCTGTAGTTCGGTTAATGCGCCAAGAAACTTCTAACAATTTAGTAATAGACGATATTGATAGAAAATTATTATATGAATTATCCCGAGGCACAAAAATGGGCGAATTACCCCAAATAATGCCACTTTCTAAAACTGCTTTAGAAAGGAGAAAGCGAGCATTAAAAGAGCTTTTTGATGTTAAAGCAGACAGAGACTTACTTAAAATTGCAGAACAAAAAGGGTTTATTTAATCGTTCAGCTTTAAAACTGCCATAAATGCTTCTTGTGGTATTTCTACATTACCTACCTGACGCATACGTTTTTTTCCTTTTTTCTGTTTTTCAAGGAGTTTACGTTTACGGGAAATATCTCCCCCATAACATTTAGCAGTAACGTCTTTACGTAGTGCTTTTGTAGTTTCTCTGGAAATAATTTTGGCTCCAATTGCTGCCTGAATAGGAATATCGAATTGTTGGCGAGGAATTAACTCTTTTAATTTCTCACACATCTTTTTCCCAATGTTTGCTGCATTATCGGCGTGAATTAATGCCGAAAGCGCATCAACAGGCTGTGAGTTTAATAAAATATCTACACGAACCAATTTCGATTGTTTCATACCTATAGGGTGATAATCGAAAGATGCATACCCTTTAGAAACAGTTTTTAAACGGTCGTAAAAGTCGAATACAATCTCAGCTAAAGGCATATCGAATGTTAATTCAACACGTTCGGTGGTTAGATAAGTTTGATTGGTAATTTGTCCACGTTTTTCAATACAAAGCGACATAACATTACCAACAAAATCGGCTTTTGTGATTATTGTTGCTTTTATATAAGGTTCTTCAACACGATCTAAAATGGATGGTTCTGGTAAATCCGACGGATTATTAACGATTACAGTTTTATCTGGAGATTTCCTTGTAAATGCATGGTAAGATACGTTTGGAACCGTTGTAATTACGGTCATATTGAACTCTCGCTCTAAACGTTCCTGAATAATTTCCATATGCAACATGCCCAGGAAACCACAGCGGAAACCAAACCCTAAAGCGGCTGAACTTTCTGGAGCAAACACCAACGACGCATCGTTTAGCTGAAGCTTTTCCATAGATGCTCTAAGCTCTTCGTAATCTTCGGTATCTACAGGGTATATACCAGCAAAAACCATGGGTTTTACATCTTCAAACCCTTCAATAGCATTAGTTGTTGGGGTTTTAGCATCTGTAATGGTATCCCCAACTTTAACTTCTTTGGCCTCTTTAATACCTGTAATTACGTAACCAACATCACCTGCCTGGATTTCTTTTTTAGGAACTTGTTTGAGTTTTAAAGTCCCTACTTCATCAGCAAAATAATTTTTATCGGTAGCAATAAACTTAATGTTTTGCCCTTTTTTAATAGAA includes:
- the lepA gene encoding translation elongation factor 4; the encoded protein is MKHIRNFCIIAHIDHGKSTLADRLLDYTGAVTAREKQDQLLDSMDLERERGITIKSHAIQMEYVFEDKEYVLNLIDTPGHVDFSYEVSRSIAACEGALLIVDAAQSIQAQTISNLYLALENDLEIIPVLNKVDLPSANPEEVTDDIVDLLGCDPEEVIHASGKTGFGVDNVLKAIIERIPSPKGNIDEPLQALIFDSVYNPFRGVETYFRVINGSIKKGQNIKFIATDKNYFADEVGTLKLKQVPKKEIQAGDVGYVITGIKEAKEVKVGDTITDAKTPTTNAIEGFEDVKPMVFAGIYPVDTEDYEELRASMEKLQLNDASLVFAPESSAALGFGFRCGFLGMLHMEIIQERLEREFNMTVITTVPNVSYHAFTRKSPDKTVIVNNPSDLPEPSILDRVEEPYIKATIITKADFVGNVMSLCIEKRGQITNQTYLTTERVELTFDMPLAEIVFDFYDRLKTVSKGYASFDYHPIGMKQSKLVRVDILLNSQPVDALSALIHADNAANIGKKMCEKLKELIPRQQFDIPIQAAIGAKIISRETTKALRKDVTAKCYGGDISRKRKLLEKQKKGKKRMRQVGNVEIPQEAFMAVLKLND